One window of Marinobacterium aestuarii genomic DNA carries:
- a CDS encoding MFS transporter produces the protein MNVSTKPLPAGLSIMSIVCFNFVSYIGNGLPLAVLPGHVLNTLGFGSTMAGLVIGVQYLTTLLSRPLAGQLADRFGAKRTVMTGLAILTGSGLLTAVAIILPTSPWGCLALLMAGRILQGIASALISTPSCSWAIGLHGPSRTAQVMSWNGIAAYGGTAIGAPLGVLIRDHLGLAGIGVCITLLGFMPLLFARTRRPAPLLPGVRLPFRSVFMAVLPNGLAVACSSAGFGSLTAFIALYFDSLGWDNAAYCLSAFGVAFILTRLASPNALPRFGAYRVVRVCMAVQTLGLLLVWLAPSPLVAILGSALTGLGVSWVYPGLAVETLARTPEANRNSALSTLSLFFDLAVGLAGPVMGLVVAGFGLAQVFFCSALLSAMGCALVLSLHWRQPAAQSAETLKTPG, from the coding sequence ATGAATGTCAGTACGAAACCCCTTCCAGCCGGCCTGTCGATTATGTCGATCGTCTGCTTCAATTTTGTCTCCTATATAGGTAACGGGCTGCCGCTGGCCGTGCTGCCTGGTCATGTACTGAATACCCTGGGATTCGGCAGCACCATGGCCGGCCTGGTGATAGGCGTGCAATACCTGACGACCCTGCTTTCGCGCCCACTGGCCGGACAGCTGGCCGACCGCTTCGGCGCCAAGCGCACTGTGATGACGGGGCTCGCCATCCTCACGGGCAGCGGCCTGCTGACCGCAGTGGCGATCATTCTGCCGACGTCCCCCTGGGGCTGCCTGGCACTCCTGATGGCCGGCCGGATCCTCCAGGGCATAGCGTCGGCCCTGATATCCACGCCCAGCTGCAGTTGGGCCATAGGCCTGCATGGCCCCTCACGCACCGCGCAGGTCATGTCCTGGAACGGTATCGCCGCCTACGGCGGCACGGCCATAGGCGCACCGCTGGGCGTGCTGATACGCGATCACCTCGGGCTTGCCGGCATCGGTGTCTGTATTACCCTGCTCGGTTTCATGCCCCTGCTGTTCGCCCGGACCAGACGCCCGGCACCCTTGCTGCCAGGCGTGCGGCTACCCTTTCGCAGCGTTTTCATGGCTGTGCTGCCCAACGGTCTCGCCGTCGCCTGCAGCTCGGCGGGGTTCGGCAGCTTGACCGCCTTCATCGCCCTGTACTTCGACAGCCTGGGGTGGGACAACGCGGCCTACTGCCTGAGCGCCTTCGGTGTCGCTTTTATCCTAACCAGACTGGCCTCACCCAATGCGCTGCCGCGCTTTGGCGCCTACCGGGTGGTCAGGGTCTGCATGGCAGTGCAGACTCTGGGGCTGCTGCTCGTCTGGCTGGCGCCCTCACCCCTGGTGGCAATCCTCGGCTCCGCACTGACCGGCCTGGGTGTTTCCTGGGTCTATCCGGGACTGGCGGTGGAAACCCTGGCGCGCACACCGGAGGCCAATCGCAATTCGGCCCTGAGCACGCTTTCGCTGTTCTTCGATCTGGCAGTGGGACTGGCGGGGCCGGTGATGGGGCTGGTCGTTGCCGGATTCGGCCTGGCACAGGTGTTCTTCTGCTCGGCCCTGTTATCAGCCATGGGTTGTGCGCTGGTGCTGAGCCTGCATTGGCGTCAGCCCGCAGCTCAATCTGCAGAGACCCTAAAAACACCCGGCTAA
- a CDS encoding MFS transporter, with the protein MTDTSPSTNKVAIDLGEFRRGWRVLLLGLAGICTSISVGLLYGFGTLVIPLEQAFGWSRGDLQASITFLFAGVAISTQLVGPLYRRFGLRRVAIVSIVLQVIGYAAITRIEHSIGWLYLAYFAMPLVCAGTIAISWTQLVNLWFERNRGLALAVILCGTGLMAVVLPLLLERLIAQFGWQAGFFTLAAMPLLLTLPMALFWLRLPNERASGLPMGAETGPPLGGTCYRQVLRSPLYWSFNIALILSVCLTVGMVTNIVPMLQSKGLSAQAASQIFSSFGVSIIAGRLLVGYLLDRYRPILVAAVSLALPAIGCVIFLFGGVQSMALLVLATLCIGASAGAEFDLAAFLMARYFGLRDYARIFGLHLALVTICSGLMPIFFGRLYEAYGGYSALLLCCLACAIIGPSILFWLRPTARVVGQQQHA; encoded by the coding sequence ATGACTGACACATCCCCTTCGACAAACAAAGTCGCCATTGACCTCGGCGAGTTCAGGCGTGGCTGGCGCGTGCTCCTGCTCGGCCTGGCCGGTATCTGCACCAGCATCAGCGTGGGCCTGCTATACGGTTTCGGCACCCTGGTGATCCCCCTCGAACAGGCCTTTGGCTGGAGCCGGGGTGATCTGCAGGCGTCTATCACCTTTTTGTTCGCCGGTGTGGCCATCTCTACCCAACTGGTCGGCCCCCTCTACCGCCGCTTCGGCCTGCGGCGAGTGGCGATCGTCTCTATCGTGCTGCAGGTCATCGGCTATGCGGCGATCACCCGGATCGAGCATTCCATCGGCTGGCTGTACCTGGCGTACTTCGCCATGCCGCTGGTCTGCGCCGGGACCATCGCCATCAGTTGGACGCAACTGGTGAACCTGTGGTTCGAACGCAACCGCGGCCTGGCCCTGGCAGTCATTCTCTGTGGTACCGGACTCATGGCAGTGGTGCTGCCGCTACTGCTGGAGCGGCTGATCGCGCAGTTCGGCTGGCAGGCGGGCTTTTTCACCCTGGCGGCAATGCCGCTGCTGCTTACCCTGCCGATGGCCCTGTTCTGGCTGCGCTTGCCGAACGAACGGGCCTCAGGCTTGCCCATGGGCGCTGAGACCGGACCGCCGCTGGGGGGGACTTGCTACCGTCAGGTGCTGCGCTCGCCGCTGTACTGGAGTTTCAATATCGCCCTGATTCTGTCGGTGTGCCTGACCGTAGGCATGGTCACCAATATAGTGCCGATGCTGCAGAGCAAGGGGCTTTCCGCTCAGGCGGCGAGCCAGATTTTCAGCAGTTTCGGTGTTTCCATCATTGCCGGGCGCCTGCTGGTGGGCTATCTGCTGGATCGCTACAGGCCTATCCTGGTCGCGGCGGTTAGTCTGGCGCTGCCGGCCATTGGCTGTGTAATTTTCCTGTTTGGCGGCGTGCAGAGCATGGCGCTGCTGGTGCTCGCGACCCTGTGCATTGGTGCCAGTGCCGGTGCGGAATTCGACCTGGCGGCCTTCCTGATGGCGCGTTATTTCGGGCTGCGCGATTACGCGCGGATCTTCGGTCTGCACCTGGCGCTGGTCACCATCTGCAGCGGCCTGATGCCGATTTTTTTTGGCCGCCTCTATGAAGCCTACGGTGGTTATTCGGCGTTACTGCTGTGCTGCCTGGCCTGCGCCATCATAGGCCCGTCGATTCTGTTCTGGCTAAGGCCGACAGCAAGGGTGGTGGGCCAACAACAGCATGCCTAA
- a CDS encoding phytoene desaturase family protein, giving the protein MSLSNTEFDVLVVGGGHNGLTAGCYLAAEGKKVMILEAQGKVGGMASSGYLIPEAPEHLVHPCALDMMSMRVHAHVPRELELERHGFQAVEYSPGYVYLHPDGTSVVFWRDAYRTAEEIRRYSPRDADAYLEFVKVLDAFIDMALPMMRADPARFNLGTKLKVLGSVLRNRKLKPELMALMTGSAYQAALERFEHPVTISAMSALTGLAGVITADGSGIYYALVAFLHRFGVGRVIGGMQKLSDALRSRFEELGGEVMTSASVAEIVAVDGKVRGVRLQDGQEFNARVVVASCHPKVALEMVTPGAIEQKLLTRVAMAPANAHGAGPVKLDLALNGQISVPRFEAKRGDGVDLRKACLLIGTAEAVLENFAASARGELPSLPYITFAAPSAVDPSQAPSGQDVLYIYPPAMPVNPVEGWDALRERVADQLISQISEYIEGVNEDTIIGRRLEAAPDFSARLNTVNGCVVHIDTSTLRSSRMRPALGLGGDTLPVEGLYFGSAGIHPGGGVNGMAGRLAAQRVNRYLGKRTSARTETSEAASQKAVGQTTPGT; this is encoded by the coding sequence ATGTCGTTGAGTAATACCGAATTCGATGTCCTCGTTGTCGGGGGCGGACACAATGGCCTGACAGCCGGGTGCTACCTGGCTGCTGAGGGCAAAAAGGTGATGATATTGGAGGCTCAGGGCAAGGTCGGCGGCATGGCATCCTCTGGCTATCTGATCCCGGAGGCGCCCGAGCATCTGGTACACCCCTGTGCACTGGATATGATGTCGATGCGGGTGCATGCCCATGTGCCGCGCGAACTTGAGCTGGAACGCCACGGCTTTCAAGCGGTCGAGTACTCGCCTGGTTATGTCTATCTGCACCCGGACGGCACCTCGGTGGTGTTCTGGCGTGACGCCTACAGAACTGCCGAGGAAATCCGTCGTTACAGCCCTCGCGATGCTGACGCCTACCTGGAGTTCGTCAAGGTACTGGATGCCTTTATCGACATGGCACTGCCAATGATGCGGGCTGATCCGGCCCGGTTCAATCTGGGTACCAAACTCAAGGTTCTGGGTTCAGTGTTGCGTAATCGCAAGCTCAAGCCTGAATTGATGGCGCTGATGACCGGTTCTGCCTATCAGGCGGCGCTGGAGCGTTTCGAACACCCGGTGACGATTTCCGCCATGAGTGCCCTGACAGGCCTTGCCGGTGTAATCACAGCGGATGGCAGTGGTATTTACTACGCCCTGGTGGCCTTCTTGCACCGTTTTGGCGTGGGTCGGGTGATCGGTGGCATGCAGAAGCTCAGTGATGCCCTGCGTTCGCGCTTTGAAGAGCTGGGGGGCGAGGTGATGACCTCGGCATCGGTGGCAGAAATCGTCGCCGTGGACGGCAAGGTTCGTGGGGTTCGACTGCAGGATGGCCAGGAGTTCAACGCCCGGGTGGTGGTCGCCAGCTGCCATCCCAAGGTGGCGCTGGAGATGGTCACGCCGGGTGCGATTGAGCAGAAACTGCTGACCCGAGTGGCGATGGCACCGGCCAACGCCCATGGTGCAGGGCCGGTCAAGCTCGACCTGGCCCTGAACGGGCAGATCTCGGTGCCGCGTTTTGAGGCCAAGCGTGGCGACGGCGTCGACCTGCGCAAGGCCTGCCTGCTAATTGGTACCGCCGAGGCTGTGCTGGAAAACTTCGCGGCCAGTGCGCGTGGCGAGTTGCCAAGCTTGCCCTACATCACCTTTGCCGCCCCCAGCGCTGTCGACCCGTCCCAGGCACCCAGTGGCCAGGACGTTCTGTACATCTACCCGCCGGCCATGCCGGTCAATCCCGTCGAAGGCTGGGATGCACTGCGCGAGCGGGTCGCCGATCAACTGATCAGCCAGATCAGTGAGTACATTGAGGGCGTTAACGAAGACACCATCATTGGTCGCCGGCTTGAAGCGGCACCGGACTTCAGCGCACGTTTGAATACGGTGAATGGCTGTGTTGTGCACATAGACACCTCTACTCTGCGTTCCAGCAGGATGCGTCCGGCCCTGGGCTTGGGCGGCGACACCCTGCCGGTCGAAGGACTTTATTTCGGCAGTGCCGGTATTCACCCCGGCGGCGGTGTTAATGGCATGGCGGGGCGTCTTGCGGCCCAGCGTGTCAATCGATATCTGGGCAAGCGCACAAGTGCGCGTACCGAAACCTCAGAGGCTGCGAGCCAGAAAGCTGTTGGCCAGACCACACCAGGCACCTGA
- a CDS encoding SDR family NAD(P)-dependent oxidoreductase codes for MRYKDKVVLVTGAGRGMGRAIALAYAREGAQVVVSARTAKYGEETIAQILALGAQACLVGGDIADRAAIKSMIEGAVETFGALDILVHCAADTARGLISEMSDDTFDHIVRSNIQSLFWLAKDAAPYLCRAQDKGRIIFISSGEANRKYTPTLIPYGSSKAFMNAFARGLAVEFGALNILVNVIEPGLIGTDHMLHTLGDDLPHKLAAHFPVARLGESADIASAALFLTSSEASYITGTSLLVDGGATMVAMPKVDDVLKA; via the coding sequence ATGAGATACAAAGACAAGGTCGTGCTCGTCACCGGTGCCGGCCGTGGCATGGGCCGCGCCATCGCCTTGGCCTATGCCCGGGAGGGCGCGCAGGTGGTGGTCTCTGCCCGCACCGCAAAGTACGGCGAAGAAACCATCGCACAGATCCTGGCGCTTGGCGCACAGGCCTGCCTAGTGGGCGGCGATATCGCCGACCGCGCGGCGATCAAATCCATGATCGAGGGCGCGGTCGAGACCTTCGGTGCCCTGGATATCCTGGTGCACTGCGCGGCCGATACGGCTCGCGGCCTGATCAGCGAAATGTCAGATGACACCTTCGATCACATAGTGCGCAGCAATATTCAATCGTTGTTCTGGCTTGCCAAGGACGCGGCTCCGTACCTTTGCAGAGCACAGGACAAGGGGCGGATCATTTTTATTTCCTCCGGCGAGGCCAACCGCAAGTACACCCCGACATTGATCCCTTACGGCTCCAGCAAGGCATTCATGAATGCCTTTGCCCGTGGCCTGGCGGTGGAGTTCGGTGCACTGAATATTCTGGTTAATGTGATCGAACCTGGCTTAATCGGCACCGATCATATGCTGCATACCCTAGGTGATGACTTGCCACACAAGTTGGCGGCCCACTTTCCGGTAGCGCGACTGGGCGAGTCGGCGGACATCGCTTCGGCCGCACTCTTCCTGACGTCCAGCGAGGCGTCCTATATAACGGGCACCTCGTTGCTGGTCGACGGCGGCGCCACCATGGTTGCCATGCCAAAAGTGGACGACGTCCTCAAGGCGTAA
- a CDS encoding cytochrome P450 yields the protein MSDKRTETEIDLKSAYAAVSKTYLGTSLDIHAVCREQRLKSPVYEGDFITQFGVPTNAGIQQGTRPTFALFKYKDVMAVLRDGNTYTSGFIAEGLGAFFDGLVILAMDGEPHRKVRALLQPAFMPENVNKWRGQIDEVIRKDFLEPLVSQKKADLMQFGLELPIRIMYALMGFPSDDPSKYKQYAAWALAMVGGNQIDPAKMAEARQNAGIAVKGLYDAIQDVVVRRRAEGSPGDDVVGRLLRAEFEGRTLDDHEVITFTRSLLPAAGETTTRMFSSVMALLLTTPGLLERVRSDRSLIAKLMDETARYEPVATFKVRETAKDVEFHGVKIHKGSFVQCMVVSANRDEEAFDNPDEFDIDRKLKPAFGFGFGPHMCIGQFIAKVEISCSINAILDLFPNIRLDPSQPTPVIEGAQLRGVASLPVIWD from the coding sequence ATGAGTGACAAGCGTACCGAAACCGAGATTGATCTAAAGAGCGCCTATGCCGCGGTATCCAAGACCTACCTCGGTACTAGCCTGGATATCCATGCGGTGTGCCGTGAGCAGCGCCTGAAATCGCCGGTTTACGAAGGTGATTTCATCACCCAGTTCGGTGTACCGACCAATGCCGGAATCCAGCAGGGGACTCGGCCGACCTTCGCCCTGTTCAAGTACAAGGACGTGATGGCGGTGCTGCGCGACGGCAATACCTACACCAGTGGTTTTATCGCCGAGGGCCTGGGCGCCTTCTTTGATGGCCTGGTGATCCTGGCGATGGACGGCGAGCCGCACCGCAAGGTGCGCGCCCTGCTACAACCGGCATTCATGCCCGAGAACGTGAACAAGTGGCGGGGGCAGATCGACGAGGTGATCCGCAAGGACTTCCTGGAGCCGCTGGTGTCGCAGAAGAAGGCCGACCTGATGCAGTTCGGCCTGGAGTTGCCGATCCGTATCATGTACGCGCTGATGGGCTTTCCCTCTGATGACCCATCCAAGTACAAGCAGTACGCGGCCTGGGCGCTGGCGATGGTCGGCGGCAATCAGATTGATCCTGCGAAAATGGCCGAGGCCCGCCAAAACGCTGGGATCGCGGTAAAGGGTCTGTATGACGCCATTCAGGACGTAGTGGTGCGTCGCCGTGCCGAAGGCAGTCCGGGTGACGATGTGGTCGGGCGTCTGTTGCGTGCCGAATTTGAAGGGCGCACGCTGGATGATCACGAGGTGATTACCTTCACGCGCTCGCTGCTGCCCGCCGCTGGCGAAACTACCACGCGCATGTTCAGTTCGGTAATGGCCTTGCTGCTGACGACCCCGGGCCTGCTGGAAAGGGTCAGGAGTGATCGCTCGCTGATTGCCAAGCTGATGGATGAAACCGCGCGCTACGAACCAGTGGCTACCTTCAAGGTGCGCGAGACCGCCAAGGATGTGGAGTTCCATGGAGTGAAGATTCACAAGGGGTCCTTTGTACAGTGCATGGTGGTCTCCGCCAACCGCGATGAGGAAGCCTTCGACAACCCCGATGAGTTCGATATCGACCGCAAGCTCAAGCCTGCTTTTGGCTTTGGTTTTGGCCCGCACATGTGCATTGGCCAGTTTATCGCCAAGGTCGAGATCAGCTGCTCGATCAACGCCATTCTCGACCTGTTCCCCAACATTCGTCTGGACCCGTCGCAACCGACCCCTGTTATTGAGGGTGCACAGTTGCGCGGTGTCGCATCGTTGCCGGTGATCTGGGACTGA
- a CDS encoding NAD(P)/FAD-dependent oxidoreductase gives MSLASVVIVGAGQAGFQVATSLRQSGYEGRISLIGDEPGLPYQRPPLSKAYLLGKIGATNLLFRPEKFYTEQRIELRHDRATAIDRQNRRLLLEGGEALGYDHLILATGAHNRPLPVPGAELEGVFGIKTKVDADTLAPLSKQARNVVVIGAGFIGLEFAAVAASLGCAVHVLELGDRPMARAISREMSELFSQAHRRWGVHLDFRQGLTRVIGENGRVTGVETSDGRILDADLVVFGIGVIPNTQLASEAGLEIANGIKVDARLLTSDPHISAIGDVACFPCLQNDEQLTRLESVQNAVDHGRAVAARLMGKPAPYVALPWFWTDQGDLKLQIAGLSIGYDSTVVIGSVEDAQVSVLCFRGEQLIAVESCNRPGDHLAARKILSRQPALGPAEAAAPGFELKVWEAANRD, from the coding sequence ATGTCACTCGCCTCGGTAGTAATTGTCGGCGCAGGCCAAGCCGGTTTTCAGGTCGCCACGTCTTTGCGGCAGTCCGGTTATGAAGGGCGCATCAGCCTGATTGGCGATGAACCTGGCCTCCCTTACCAGCGCCCCCCCTTGTCCAAGGCCTATCTGCTCGGCAAGATCGGCGCCACTAACCTGCTATTTCGCCCTGAAAAATTCTACACAGAGCAACGCATCGAACTACGGCATGATCGCGCGACGGCTATCGACCGACAGAATCGACGCCTGCTGCTCGAGGGCGGAGAAGCCCTGGGTTACGATCACCTGATCCTGGCCACAGGCGCGCACAACCGCCCTCTGCCGGTCCCCGGCGCAGAGCTCGAGGGCGTATTTGGTATCAAGACCAAGGTCGATGCCGACACCCTGGCACCGCTTTCCAAACAGGCGCGCAACGTGGTGGTCATTGGTGCCGGCTTCATCGGCCTGGAGTTCGCTGCGGTGGCCGCATCCCTGGGCTGCGCGGTACATGTACTGGAGCTGGGCGACCGGCCTATGGCGCGCGCGATCAGTCGCGAGATGTCTGAACTCTTCAGTCAGGCTCACCGCCGCTGGGGCGTTCATCTGGACTTCCGCCAGGGCCTGACCCGGGTAATCGGCGAAAACGGCCGCGTCACCGGTGTGGAAACATCGGACGGGCGCATACTGGACGCCGACCTGGTGGTCTTCGGCATAGGCGTGATTCCCAACACCCAACTGGCAAGCGAAGCCGGCCTGGAAATCGCCAACGGGATCAAGGTCGACGCCCGCCTGCTCACATCCGATCCCCATATCTCCGCCATCGGCGATGTCGCCTGCTTCCCCTGCCTGCAGAATGACGAACAGCTGACCCGCCTCGAGTCAGTGCAGAACGCGGTGGATCACGGGCGGGCCGTGGCGGCCCGGCTGATGGGCAAACCGGCGCCCTATGTCGCACTGCCATGGTTCTGGACGGATCAGGGTGACTTGAAGCTACAGATCGCAGGCCTTTCTATCGGCTATGACAGCACAGTGGTCATCGGCTCGGTGGAGGACGCTCAAGTCTCGGTATTGTGCTTTCGCGGGGAGCAGTTAATCGCGGTCGAATCGTGCAATCGCCCCGGGGACCACCTGGCGGCACGCAAGATCCTGTCCCGCCAGCCGGCACTTGGCCCAGCGGAAGCCGCCGCGCCCGGCTTCGAGCTCAAGGTCTGGGAAGCCGCCAACCGCGATTGA
- a CDS encoding nuclear transport factor 2 family protein, translating into MSAKDAIEQFLHGQVECWNKGDKEGFFAHYRSVSPAGLSIEYVGRPLPTDPWQILEGMWENQQPRFRVEVKETIINGEEAACHHRNALRDGSGGIETMELYRFQDGRLWVRYFIKV; encoded by the coding sequence ATGAGTGCAAAAGACGCTATTGAGCAGTTCCTGCATGGCCAGGTTGAATGCTGGAACAAGGGTGACAAAGAAGGGTTCTTCGCGCATTACCGCAGTGTGTCGCCCGCTGGCCTGAGCATCGAGTATGTCGGTCGTCCCTTGCCAACGGACCCCTGGCAGATTCTGGAAGGCATGTGGGAAAACCAGCAGCCGCGTTTTCGTGTCGAGGTCAAGGAAACCATCATTAATGGTGAGGAAGCCGCCTGTCATCATCGCAACGCCTTGCGCGATGGCAGTGGCGGTATTGAAACCATGGAACTGTACCGCTTCCAGGACGGCAGGCTCTGGGTGCGTTATTTCATCAAAGTCTGA